Part of the Natronobacterium gregoryi SP2 genome, CTGGTCGGGATCAGTGACGTCGAGTTCGAGCGTCGTACAGCCTGCCTCCTCGAGTTCGGTGATGTCGTCGGTGTTGCGAGCCGTCGCGAACACCTGCCAGTTCTCCTCGAGGAAGGCGTCGGCCGTCGCACGGCCGATCCCGGACGAACAGCCCGTGATCAGGACGGACCGTTTGCGCGTGTAGCGGTCGTCACTCCCCTCACCGGTCGCCGTCTCCGGATCGTCGCCGGCGGAACCGTCGGTACCCTCGTCGTCAGCGGTGGCCATGTGGAAGACATTCGTGAGACGATACCTAAGTATCGATGGTTTGTCGCGCTACTCGTAACGTCTGCATCGGTATCTTTTCTGTTCTGTCCGCAATGTTCCAGAGGCGACCAACCTGACCGCCCCCGATCCGCTCGAGTCGCCTGCCGACGTGCGCTCCTCGCTCCCGATGGTCGCTGCGGTGCTTTGGTCGGCACGCTCTCTGACCGGATCGGCCCCTTTCATACGGTTTACTGTAAGTCATTTTCGGCACAACTGCGACCCGGGCGGCGGTTGCGCCGGTAAATCGTTACAGTAATCCGTATCAGTCCCGCCCGATGGCACCAGCCTGCCCTTCCCCGGGTCGCGCGGCTCTCGCAGTGCTCGGGCCGCGCTCCCGGCCCCGTGGCGTGCGGTGGCGACGCGCTCGAGCATTGCGAGGGCGCGTCGTCCATGCTGCGCGAGGGAGGAGTGAGCGAGAGCGCGACGTTCCGCGTCGCGGACGGCGAACGGCCGGAGGCCGTGAGCCCGGGCACGAACGAGTCGGCTGGGGAGGAAGCGGATCTGTGGGTGGGACTGAAAGGGGCCGGGGGCTTTCGGGGTCGTTCTGGTTTCACTCTTTCTTCGGATTCCTCCATCAACCAGCGTCCAGCATTTCTGTACTGCTCTCGAGCGCTATTCTACGAGTGACTTCGCTTCCTCGGCGTAGCTGTCGGCCAGCCGAACGGGTTCGGGGAGTTTGTACTGCGAGGAAAGCGCCTGCACGACGTCGGCAGCCGTCTCCGGGCCGACGCGGTGGCCGGGGCTGACGTAGAGGGGATTGATGTGGCGGTTCGGCGAGTCGTACTGGCGCGTCTGGACGGCATACCCCAGCAGGGTGCCGTCGGGGGCGTCGACCCTCGAGTTCGCCTCGATCGACACCCGTGTTCCTGCGGGGAGGTTCTCGGTGGATTCGGTCGGCTCACCACAGAGAAGGCTCTTTGCGACGCCGACACTTGGTACGTCACGGACAACGCCGACGTGGGTCGCGATCCCTGCCTGCCGGAAGTGGATGCGGCCGCTGCCGTCGAACAGCAACAGATCGGGGTCGACGGACAGTTCCGCGAGCGCCGCGAGGATCGGCCCGCCCTCGCGGAAGGCGAGCAGCCCGGGAATGTAGGGGATCTCGAGGGGCGTCACGGCGTGGGCGCGTTCGATTACCTCGCCGGCCTGCGTGGCGACGACGGCAGAGAGCGCGCGGTCGTCGTCGAGAAAGGACTGGTCGACGCCGGCGACGATCGGTGCGGAGTCGTCGGCACTCGCGGCCGCCTCGAGTGGGGTCGTGATCGCAGCGGGATCGAACCTGACGTCGTCCTCGAAGACGGCAGCGTCGGCGATCTCGCGCTGGAGGGGTTCCATCTCGTCGCGCGAGAGCCCGGCTTCGGGTGCGAGATCGGGGCGTGTAGGCATTGGCGAGGTGTTGCCGTCCGACGGAAATCAGTGCTAGGGTTGGACGGTTTGCTGTCAGTCAGTACCGGTGCAGCCGTTTTCGGGTTGCGGTCGCATTGGGATATCGGGACAGCAATCCGTCTTAGAGCCGGCGACGACCGCCACCGGGACCGCCAGGGCCACCAGGGCCGCCGGGGCCGCCGGGGCCGCCGCCACCGCCGAGTTGGAGCTGGTTCGGTGTACGGACGTTCTGGGTCCGTTTGACGTACTCGCCGTAGGCGAGACCGACGAGCAGTCCGACCAGGTGTGCCGCGTGAGCGACACTGAACGCGCCTGCAGCACCGCCGCCGACGAATGCGAGGCTGATGACTGCGACCCCGGCGGTCAACACCCACAGCGGCATCGGGATCATGAAAAAGAGGTAGACTTTGAGGTTCGGGTTCAGGATCGTGATGACGCCCATGATCGCGAGTGCCGCGCCACTCGCTCCGAGTACTGGCGTCGTTCCACCCTCGAGTGCGGTCAAGGTGATCTGGCTGAGGCCCGCGAGGGCACCGCTGACGACGAACAGGATCGCGAACTTCTTCGACCCGACGTACCGCTCGACGATCGGGCCGAAGAAGAATATCACGATGCTGTTGAAGACGATGTGGGTGAGCATGCCCGGGCTGTGGGCGAACGTCGACGTCACCCACGTCCAGACGTACTCCGGGTTCAGCGGCGAGAGCGTAAACAGTGCGTTGTGAAGCGGTCGGCCGCCGATAAAGAGGGCGACGAACTGGAACAGGAACGTGATCCAGATCAACAACAGGATCGTGTACGTCATGTTCCCGCGGAAGTACGCCAGCGGGCCGCCCGGACCGGTGTCGATCGGCAACGCGTCGAGGACTCTCGAGCCGACCGACTTCGATGTCTCCGAACGGCCGGACTGGACGCTGTCGTCGAATCCGCTCCCGAAGACGCCGCTCGGATCGTTCCAGTTCTCGAGCCCGGAGCAGTTGTGGTTCTCCGGGAGCCGATGGTCGGCACAGTGGGTTCCGCCACAGTGCCGACAGTTGTACGGCATGTTTTCGTCTTTCCCACACACGTCGCACTGGGCCATTGGGCGGTGGTAAGGGGGCAGTTGCTAAGGGATTTGGGGTTCGCGTCGCCTCGAGGCCGAGTGAATCGGCGGTGACTGGGGCGCTATCTAGTACCGTCCCAACCGTCGACCGACTAGTTGAGAGTTGGCCCAAACCGATCACGATTCTCGATCAGAAGTCGAGTGCACTAGTCAGAGTAAACTTGGGACGCTACTAGCACGGCAGCCAAGTCAGAGCGATTCGTGTGTGACGGTTCCGTTGGAGTAGTGGACGGGCCGGTCTTCCCGTAACTGGAGACATCCTGCGTCCGGTCCACTGGTCGAAAAGCCACAGCCGCGGAGTTCGCCGTCGAGGTATCGTTCGGTCCGCAGCGCATCTGCAGCGTCGGGATACGGTGTGTCGTACTCGATCCGGTACCGGGTTTGGCCGGGACACTCGTCTGATTCGATTGTCGCGTTGTGCGTTTCGACGTGAACGCGATACTCGGCGACCGTTGCGTCCTCCGGCGACGTTCGACGGATCTGGGCGGAGACCTCGGTGTGTTTCGAGGTTTCGTTGATCGTCCCGACCCAGACGCCGCTACTGCTGGATTTCGAGTATGCACGGACGTCCTCGTGACACCCCGAGTCGACGATTTCGACGGACTCGATCTCGGGGTCGGGCGGGGAGTCGTCCAGAACGGACAGGCCACCGACGGCGACCGTACCGATGGCGACGCCGACCAGGAGCGTGCCCACGAGGAGGACTCGAGTGTCGACGGCGTCGAACCAGCGAGTCGGACTCGGTCCCGCGTGTCCCGCCCCGCTGGCTTCGTCCCTGCGTTCGTCTTTCTCGGGATCGCTCATCGCGTCCGATTTGTCAGCGAGGTGTAAAAAGTCCTCTCTTTCGGATCGCGGGCCGGCGGTCGCCGGAACGACGACTCGCCGCGTACTGTACACTTTTGGCTCCCCGGAACCCACGTTCGGACGTGCAAGAGTACGAGCGCAAGCAACTGCTCGAGCGCGTCGAGCGCGAGAGTGCGACCGTCGGCGTGGACATCCCGGAGACGATCGACGTCCAGGGGGAGAAGATCGACCTCCAGACGTTCGTCTTCGAGATCAAGCGCCGGGAGACGGTCCCACCCGGGGAACGCGACCGCGTCGAGCAGGCCAAGAAGAACCTGCGTCGCGAACGCCTCGAGCGCATAGAGCGGATCGAGGAAGGCGACATCCCCCGTGAGAGGGGGGAGGAGCTCGCCAGGAGTATCATCGGGATCGATCGTGCGCTGAACGCTTTAGAGAGTCTCGGGTCGACCGACCTCGAACGCGAACAACAGGCGAAGCAGGCCGCCGATCGCAAACGCTGGCTGTCGTTCCTGAAGAAAGCCCTCGGGCGCGAGGACGACCAGAGCCCACGGAGGGGTCGCTGATGGCGACGAACGCCGAAATCGCCGGCCGGTTCGAGGAGTTCGCCGACCTACTCGAGGCCGACGATGTCGAGTACAAGCCCCGTGCGTACCGCCGTGCAGCCGAGAACGTTCGGTCGCATCCGACGCCGATCGCGGACTACGTCGCTGCCGACGACCGCGAGGCGATCGAGGGGATCGAGGGCGTCGGTGACGCCATCGCTTCGAAGATCGTCGAGTACGTCGAGACCGGCGCGATCGAGGAACTCGAGGAACTGCGTGCGGCGTTGCCGATCGACATCGCGGACATCACGCGGATCGAGGGCGTCGGCCCGAAGACGGCCGGGAAACTCTACCGGGAACTCGGGATCGAGACCTTGGACGACTTAGAGGCGGCCGCCGAGGCCGGCGAGATCCAGGCGGTCAAAGGCTTTGGCCCCAAGACCGAGCAAAACATTCGGGACAACCTCGAGTTCGCTCGCGAGGTCGGCCAGCGCCACCTCCTGGGCGAGGGGCGGCCGCTCGCGGACGACGTGCTCGCCTACCTCGAGGACCTCGAGACGGTCGAGCGCTGCGAGGTCGCTGGTTCGATCCGGCGCTGGCGCGAGACGATCGGCGACGTGGACGTGCTCGCGGCGACCGACGCGCCGGAGGCCGTGGTCGAGGCGTTCGTCGACTGGGGCTCCGTCGGCAGCGAGATCGAGTCGGGTCCGGCGAAAGCCAGCGTCCGCATCGGCGAGATCCGGGTGGACCTCCGGGTCGTCGCACCCGAGGAGTTCGGCTCCGCCTTGCAGTATTTCACGGGGAGCAAAGACCACAACGTCCGGCTTCGCAACTACGCGATCGATCAGGGGATGAAACTGAACGAGTACGGTGCCTTCGACGTCAGCGACCTCGAGGACGCCGAGGACGGGCAACGCGTCGGCGATCGCGTCGCCGGCGACACCGAGGCGGGGATGTACGAGGCGCTCGGCCTCTCCTGGATGCCGCCGGAACTCCGGGAGGATCGCGGCGAGATACCGGCCGCGGAGAACGGCGAGTTGCCGGACCTGCTGGCTCGGGACGATGTCCGGGGCGACCTCCACACCCACACCGAGTGGTCCGACGGAAACGACACCGTCGCGGAGATGGTCGCGGCCGCAGCGGAACGTGGCTACGACTACTTCGCGGTTGCGGACCACGCCGAAGGCCCCGGCGTCGTCGGCGGGATGGGGCTCTCGAACGAGGAGATCTTAGCGCAGGTCGACGTCGTCCGCGAGGTCGACGCCGACACCGAGATCGAGGTCTTCACGGGGATCGAGGCGAACGTCGACGCCAGCGGCGATATCGGTCTCTCCGAAGACGTGATCGAGGCGCTCGACGTCGTCGTCGCCTCGCCCCACAGCGGCCTCGACCAGGACGCCGAGACGGCCACTGACCGACTCGTCAGGGCGATCGAGAACCCGGCGGTCGACGTGCTCGGCCACCCCAGCGGCCGACTGCTCAACGAACGCTCCGGCCTCGCGTTCGACGCCGCCGAACTCGGCCGAGCCGCAGCCGAACACGGTACTGCTCTCGAGGTCAACAGCAACCCCCGCCGACTCGACCTGTGGGGCAGTGCCGTCCAGGCCGCCATCGAAGAGGGTGCGCCGATCGCGGTCAACACCGACGCCCATCGGACGACGACCCTCGAGTTTATGCGCTGGGGCGTCCACACCGCTCGCCGCGGGTGGGCCGAACCCGCGGACGTGATCAACACCTGGGAACTCGAGGAGTTGCGGACGTTCCTCCACTGATGCGACTCCTCCTCGACGTCATGTGTGGCGGGATCGTCTCCTCCCTGCGGATGTGCAACCACGACACCGTCTACGCTGGCGACCGCGACCTCGAGGCCGACGACGCGATTCTCGAGACTGCTCGAACGAACGAGCGAACGCTCGTGACGCGTGACGTCGCGCTCGCGAACCGGGCGACCGAGAAGCCGGGGTCGATCCTGCTCGAGTCCCGCGACGTGGACGACCAGTTATCCGAGCTCGCCGCGGCGGGCGTCCCACTCGAGCCCGCCGACGAGCCGCGGTTTTGCGGCCGGTGTAACGGCCCGCTCGAGGCCGTCGACCGGTCGGCCGAGACGCCCGAGTAT contains:
- a CDS encoding endonuclease V, whose product is MPTRPDLAPEAGLSRDEMEPLQREIADAAVFEDDVRFDPAAITTPLEAAASADDSAPIVAGVDQSFLDDDRALSAVVATQAGEVIERAHAVTPLEIPYIPGLLAFREGGPILAALAELSVDPDLLLFDGSGRIHFRQAGIATHVGVVRDVPSVGVAKSLLCGEPTESTENLPAGTRVSIEANSRVDAPDGTLLGYAVQTRQYDSPNRHINPLYVSPGHRVGPETAADVVQALSSQYKLPEPVRLADSYAEEAKSLVE
- a CDS encoding rhomboid family intramembrane serine protease, with the protein product MAQCDVCGKDENMPYNCRHCGGTHCADHRLPENHNCSGLENWNDPSGVFGSGFDDSVQSGRSETSKSVGSRVLDALPIDTGPGGPLAYFRGNMTYTILLLIWITFLFQFVALFIGGRPLHNALFTLSPLNPEYVWTWVTSTFAHSPGMLTHIVFNSIVIFFFGPIVERYVGSKKFAILFVVSGALAGLSQITLTALEGGTTPVLGASGAALAIMGVITILNPNLKVYLFFMIPMPLWVLTAGVAVISLAFVGGGAAGAFSVAHAAHLVGLLVGLAYGEYVKRTQNVRTPNQLQLGGGGGPGGPGGPGGPGGPGGGRRRL
- a CDS encoding DUF5788 family protein; this encodes MQEYERKQLLERVERESATVGVDIPETIDVQGEKIDLQTFVFEIKRRETVPPGERDRVEQAKKNLRRERLERIERIEEGDIPRERGEELARSIIGIDRALNALESLGSTDLEREQQAKQAADRKRWLSFLKKALGREDDQSPRRGR
- the polX gene encoding DNA polymerase/3'-5' exonuclease PolX, with translation MATNAEIAGRFEEFADLLEADDVEYKPRAYRRAAENVRSHPTPIADYVAADDREAIEGIEGVGDAIASKIVEYVETGAIEELEELRAALPIDIADITRIEGVGPKTAGKLYRELGIETLDDLEAAAEAGEIQAVKGFGPKTEQNIRDNLEFAREVGQRHLLGEGRPLADDVLAYLEDLETVERCEVAGSIRRWRETIGDVDVLAATDAPEAVVEAFVDWGSVGSEIESGPAKASVRIGEIRVDLRVVAPEEFGSALQYFTGSKDHNVRLRNYAIDQGMKLNEYGAFDVSDLEDAEDGQRVGDRVAGDTEAGMYEALGLSWMPPELREDRGEIPAAENGELPDLLARDDVRGDLHTHTEWSDGNDTVAEMVAAAAERGYDYFAVADHAEGPGVVGGMGLSNEEILAQVDVVREVDADTEIEVFTGIEANVDASGDIGLSEDVIEALDVVVASPHSGLDQDAETATDRLVRAIENPAVDVLGHPSGRLLNERSGLAFDAAELGRAAAEHGTALEVNSNPRRLDLWGSAVQAAIEEGAPIAVNTDAHRTTTLEFMRWGVHTARRGWAEPADVINTWELEELRTFLH
- a CDS encoding Mut7-C RNAse domain-containing protein, producing the protein MRLLLDVMCGGIVSSLRMCNHDTVYAGDRDLEADDAILETARTNERTLVTRDVALANRATEKPGSILLESRDVDDQLSELAAAGVPLEPADEPRFCGRCNGPLEAVDRSAETPEYVPDTGVSGVRRCRSCDQYFWRGSHWERVERTLSRIVAGNENERE